The following coding sequences are from one Xiphophorus couchianus chromosome 7, X_couchianus-1.0, whole genome shotgun sequence window:
- the ccnt2a gene encoding cyclin-T2a isoform X3: MATNSLHLTTFCLQYKPTVIACVCIHLACKWSNWEIPVSTDGKHWWKYVDSTVTLELLDELTHEFLQILEKTPSRLKRIRNWRATQAAKKPKSENMQSMDNTFTGPSLLQDHGDTALPGVSSSNPSFSKAGAAFSVPMPGHSRGVPLSLDAMAATYSPASHSEWPQVNQSHYPSCIKQEPLSIPIHESMLSLQTSTSSLLQHPLPYKTEKTVDLNLVKQEKGTAGKHHSTPQPAYPPSGQPLVQKLSLDKYREKHSAEYTVQKRRQEPHGGLMDCDVKGNLTSSSTYAPTNITHIEHRKHAQPHQASHSGSTTPSPLKMKIPSSSTSSGQDRRHHGDKSLLKLRLPVPGSSSNAPPEKSGQPIKDEFKMKIKVSSSERHSSSDEGISANNSKSKHSSPLVSKEKHRSTEHNLHRPHKHSGNGRGAAEAAGVLRVPPGLVAMEGTALGHPSSATLTSSSRKRAYAEGGHNHHPSSSTSCSKVSKISKSGTSAAGTPSFSSPFPPPPPRSCPVLQCVLSGSQLCG, from the exons TTTGCACCTCACTACCTTCTGCCTCCAGTACAAGCCCACAGTGATCGCCTGTGTATGCATACATCTGGCCTGCAAGTGGTCCAACTGGGAGATTCCGGTTTCCACTGATGGGAAACATTGGTGGAAGTACGTGGACAGCACGGTGACTCTGGAGCTGCTTGATG AGCTGACGCATGAGTTTCTGCAGATTCTGGAGAAAACTCCAAGCAGACTGAAGAGAATACGGAATTGGAGG GCGACACAAGCTGCTAAAAAGCCCAAAAGTGAAAATATGCAGTCAATGGATAACACATTTACTGGGCCTTCATTGCTTCAGGACCACGGCGATACAGCACTTCCTGGAGTTTCCTCGTCCAACCCAAGTTTTTCCAAAGCAGGTGCTGCCTTTTCTGTACCCATGCCCGGGCATTCCAGAGGGGTCCCGTTGTCTCTGGACGCCATGGCTGCCACGTACAGCCCAGCCAGCCACAGTGAATGGCCTCAGGTTAACCAGAGCCATTACCCCTCCTGCATAAAACAGGAACCGCTCAGCATCCCCATCCACGAATCCATGCTGTCTTTGCAGACTTCTACTTCCTCTTTGCTCCAGCACCCTCTGCCTTACAAGACTGAAAAAACGGTTGATTTAAACCTTGTTAAACAGGAGAAAGGAACAGCAGGCAAGCATCACTCAACACCTCAGCCTGCTTACCCTCCTTCCGGTCAACCTCTAGTTCAGAAACTGTCTCTGGATAAGTACAGAGAGAAACATTCTGCAGAGTATACTGTCCAGAAGCGTAGGCAAGAGCCCCATGGAGGCCTAATGGACTGTGACGTAAAAGGCAACTTGACTTCCTCTTCTACCTATGCACCAACAAACATTACCCACATAGAACATAGAAAACATGCACAGCCTCATCAAGCCTCCCACAGCGGCAGCACTACACCTTCccctctgaaaatgaaaatcccTTCCTCCTCAACTTCGTCAGGGCAAGACAGACGCCATCATGGAGACAAATCTTTGCTCAAACTTCGTCTGCCTGTCCCCGGGTCCAGCAGCAACGCTCCGCCAGAAAAGAGCGGACAACCAATCAAAGATGAGTTCAAGATGAAGATCAAAGTTTCCTCATCGGAGCGGCACAGCTCATCAGATGAAGGCATTTCTGCCAACAACAGCAAGAGCAAACATTCCAGCCCGTTGGTGAGCAAGGAGAAGCATCGCAGTACCGAGCACAACCTCCATCGCCCCCACAAGCACAGCGGCAACGGGCGAGGGGCCGCTGAGGCTGCGGGTGTGCTGCGAGTTCCTCCTGGTCTGGTGGCAATGGAAGGAACGGCACTCGGTCATCCCTCGTCCGCCACTTTGACGTCGTCATCACGAAAGAGGGCCTACGCCGAGGGCGGCCACAACCACCACCCCTCATCCTCGACTTCCTGCTCCAAAGTGAGCAAAATCTCCAAGAGTGGCACTAGTGCTGCAGGTACTCCAtctttttcttccccctttcctcctcctcctcctcgctctTGTCCTGTACTGCAGTGTGTCTTGTCCGGCTCGCAGCTCTGTGGCTAA
- the ccnt2a gene encoding cyclin-T2a isoform X4, whose translation MQSMDNTFTGPSLLQDHGDTALPGVSSSNPSFSKAGAAFSVPMPGHSRGVPLSLDAMAATYSPASHSEWPQVNQSHYPSCIKQEPLSIPIHESMLSLQTSTSSLLQHPLPYKTEKTVDLNLVKQEKGTAGKHHSTPQPAYPPSGQPLVQKLSLDKYREKHSAEYTVQKRRQEPHGGLMDCDVKGNLTSSSTYAPTNITHIEHRKHAQPHQASHSGSTTPSPLKMKIPSSSTSSGQDRRHHGDKSLLKLRLPVPGSSSNAPPEKSGQPIKDEFKMKIKVSSSERHSSSDEGISANNSKSKHSSPLVSKEKHRSTEHNLHRPHKHSGNGRGAAEAAGVLRVPPGLVAMEGTALGHPSSATLTSSSRKRAYAEGGHNHHPSSSTSCSKVSKISKSGTSAAGTPSFSSPFPPPPPRSCPVLQCVLSGSQLCG comes from the coding sequence ATGCAGTCAATGGATAACACATTTACTGGGCCTTCATTGCTTCAGGACCACGGCGATACAGCACTTCCTGGAGTTTCCTCGTCCAACCCAAGTTTTTCCAAAGCAGGTGCTGCCTTTTCTGTACCCATGCCCGGGCATTCCAGAGGGGTCCCGTTGTCTCTGGACGCCATGGCTGCCACGTACAGCCCAGCCAGCCACAGTGAATGGCCTCAGGTTAACCAGAGCCATTACCCCTCCTGCATAAAACAGGAACCGCTCAGCATCCCCATCCACGAATCCATGCTGTCTTTGCAGACTTCTACTTCCTCTTTGCTCCAGCACCCTCTGCCTTACAAGACTGAAAAAACGGTTGATTTAAACCTTGTTAAACAGGAGAAAGGAACAGCAGGCAAGCATCACTCAACACCTCAGCCTGCTTACCCTCCTTCCGGTCAACCTCTAGTTCAGAAACTGTCTCTGGATAAGTACAGAGAGAAACATTCTGCAGAGTATACTGTCCAGAAGCGTAGGCAAGAGCCCCATGGAGGCCTAATGGACTGTGACGTAAAAGGCAACTTGACTTCCTCTTCTACCTATGCACCAACAAACATTACCCACATAGAACATAGAAAACATGCACAGCCTCATCAAGCCTCCCACAGCGGCAGCACTACACCTTCccctctgaaaatgaaaatcccTTCCTCCTCAACTTCGTCAGGGCAAGACAGACGCCATCATGGAGACAAATCTTTGCTCAAACTTCGTCTGCCTGTCCCCGGGTCCAGCAGCAACGCTCCGCCAGAAAAGAGCGGACAACCAATCAAAGATGAGTTCAAGATGAAGATCAAAGTTTCCTCATCGGAGCGGCACAGCTCATCAGATGAAGGCATTTCTGCCAACAACAGCAAGAGCAAACATTCCAGCCCGTTGGTGAGCAAGGAGAAGCATCGCAGTACCGAGCACAACCTCCATCGCCCCCACAAGCACAGCGGCAACGGGCGAGGGGCCGCTGAGGCTGCGGGTGTGCTGCGAGTTCCTCCTGGTCTGGTGGCAATGGAAGGAACGGCACTCGGTCATCCCTCGTCCGCCACTTTGACGTCGTCATCACGAAAGAGGGCCTACGCCGAGGGCGGCCACAACCACCACCCCTCATCCTCGACTTCCTGCTCCAAAGTGAGCAAAATCTCCAAGAGTGGCACTAGTGCTGCAGGTACTCCAtctttttcttccccctttcctcctcctcctcctcgctctTGTCCTGTACTGCAGTGTGTCTTGTCCGGCTCGCAGCTCTGTGGCTAA